A window of the Streptomyces formicae genome harbors these coding sequences:
- a CDS encoding TVP38/TMEM64 family protein, which yields MLEPVPGPRGGLALRCGRALLSPWARLALLVLLLASGAGAMVLYEPHRMLASGWPPQVSGGAAVGVFAVAYGVCSAAFVPRPLMSMAAGALFGSAAGLAAAIAGTVIGAGISFVLVRALGQDALRPLLRGRWLKAADGQLSRHGFRSMLALRLFPGIPFAAANYCGALSQMRYAPFLLATGIGVVPNTAAYVIAGSTAASPTSPVFLAATGFIVLSGVVGVFVAWRKRHRLRGAAARR from the coding sequence ATGCTCGAACCCGTCCCCGGGCCGCGCGGCGGCCTCGCTCTGCGCTGCGGCCGCGCCCTGCTCTCGCCATGGGCCCGGCTGGCGCTGCTCGTGCTGCTGCTGGCGTCCGGGGCGGGCGCGATGGTGCTGTACGAGCCCCACCGGATGCTCGCGTCGGGCTGGCCGCCCCAGGTGAGCGGCGGCGCGGCGGTCGGCGTCTTCGCCGTCGCCTACGGCGTGTGCTCGGCGGCGTTCGTGCCGCGGCCGCTGATGAGCATGGCCGCGGGCGCGCTCTTCGGCTCCGCGGCGGGGCTGGCTGCCGCCATCGCCGGGACGGTGATCGGTGCGGGCATCTCCTTCGTCCTCGTCCGGGCGCTGGGGCAGGACGCGCTCCGCCCGCTGCTGCGCGGGCGATGGCTGAAAGCCGCCGACGGCCAGCTGAGCCGGCACGGCTTCCGCTCCATGCTCGCGCTGCGGCTCTTCCCCGGGATCCCGTTCGCGGCGGCGAACTACTGCGGGGCGCTGTCGCAGATGCGGTACGCCCCCTTCCTGCTGGCGACGGGGATCGGGGTGGTGCCGAACACGGCGGCGTACGTGATCGCCGGGAGCACCGCCGCGTCGCCGACGTCGCCGGTGTTCCTCGCGGCGACGGGCTTCATCGTGCTGTCGGGCGTGGTGGGGGTGTTCGTGGCCTGGCGCAAACGCCACCGCCTGCGCGGCGCGGCCGCACGCAGGTGA
- a CDS encoding DNA alkylation repair protein has translation MPMTRSGTASATLPATPRSALADTVMDRITSVYAAAADPVRATEAAAYMKDVAPFLGIRTPERRALSRTVLEGTARPGETDCAAVALRCWQLPEREYHYFAVDYLRRHTGHCSSAFLPVVRHLVTTVPWWDTVDALAAHVVGGLVAADPALVPVMDEWIEDDDLWVARSALLHQLRYKQATDAERLFRYCLRQAAHPDFFIRKAIGWSLREYAKTDPDAVRDFVAGARDRLAPLSVREALKNL, from the coding sequence ATGCCGATGACGCGCTCCGGGACAGCATCCGCCACGCTCCCGGCGACTCCTCGCAGCGCCCTCGCCGACACCGTGATGGACCGGATCACCAGCGTGTATGCCGCCGCGGCCGACCCGGTACGGGCCACCGAGGCCGCCGCGTACATGAAGGACGTCGCGCCGTTCCTCGGCATCCGCACACCCGAACGCCGCGCCCTGTCCCGCACGGTCCTCGAAGGCACCGCCCGCCCCGGCGAGACCGACTGCGCGGCGGTCGCCCTGCGCTGCTGGCAGCTGCCCGAGCGCGAGTACCACTACTTCGCCGTCGACTATCTGCGGCGCCACACCGGACACTGCTCCTCCGCCTTCCTCCCGGTCGTACGGCACCTCGTCACCACCGTCCCCTGGTGGGACACCGTCGACGCGCTCGCCGCGCACGTCGTCGGCGGACTCGTCGCCGCCGATCCCGCGCTCGTTCCCGTCATGGACGAGTGGATCGAGGACGACGACCTCTGGGTCGCGCGCTCCGCACTGCTCCACCAGCTCCGCTACAAGCAGGCCACCGACGCGGAGCGGCTCTTCCGGTACTGCCTGCGCCAGGCGGCCCATCCCGACTTCTTCATCCGCAAGGCGATCGGCTGGAGCCTGCGCGAGTACGCGAAGACCGACCCGGACGCCGTACGGGACTTCGTCGCCGGCGCCCGCGACCGGCTCGCACCGCTCTCCGTGCGGGAAGCGCTCAAGAACCTGTAG